One Conger conger chromosome 18, fConCon1.1, whole genome shotgun sequence DNA window includes the following coding sequences:
- the si:dkeyp-121d4.3 gene encoding uncharacterized protein si:dkeyp-121d4.3 isoform X1, translating to MVRGGRRKRRNDDGFYPPEQGPPLPMCPPQPPPPGWHGPSFPDGHPGYPNPDVNVMDDSMVFRPMMEPGYGPMGDPGFGPVGHDFRLHSNQFHGPRPMMELDYVPIPDMGPGPVMIRDLGPLPDRHIMPEPPEFRGFAPPFDERAVPFGPVRCPPAMGERCFGSAVRPMEGGFGTVGERELSSSSMQGPDQRAMFFDGPREFHGPPDQDMPPDHGLSARIIGLPGWVDTSMPPPGHPHDHQMTPRLPGPPVPEPPQAKLLDPPVPKKPEPQKKPKLPPKLNAKPPPGRFQGIISFVGLEYGFIERDDLKKIHFSFEAFWGDTAEMIPGVRVQFTVYKDKDTGKECATDVVVPPGGTEEVDGEILSGVVTKSPECQADAKTRKLTLPKYAGCIQATLFNGEKADLPFTTHDYMPTLLMADHVQLNLLTDLVTKERRATNIALVPNTFQYTNESRETGVVMNTKDGSGSIMSEEWSNLCFDSSENLSETELRVMDEVEFTVCPVSGKEQPKAIRVKRLPEGTVTFGKKTRARIAEAMEKNSTRFTMEKGKWKAVTAEALPQRTVVFEDVDVTQYEGTIVTTLAKASDRMQGQGDAEALPGLLVAMVAGKDCNLPFGSGDVTSEATMMPGDRVQFNICTKRSTKAERATNIELLPDRMNHSQEQREKGIVMDIRESFGFIRCSQDPQLFFHLKEVLEENKLNLMDEVEFTVTPATAGEGNQAVRVKKLLWTAFSSTPTLERLGAPSKEKKKMTIKLLRDSVNDEIKNLKVKIEAFSAESATDEDPIEPLSEPASSGKQGAGDFIPPTSKNDLQPVKMEEEGNGIEGQEKSSSGTDTPRQSKEVGEGRTRGDTADRGRVTRAGKYGSPHREHGRRRSRSRSSERGYRHERRYRRSRSRSRERSGRGGRRRSRSREREDSYSRRRGSGGGGRESAKTGSRDGSGRKSDDKNGPLVPDRGGEPVPRLYPKPVAQELPRSENILDEELSRKKRELEELEEHIARKRAIMAMAQKGLALKGQAKKEDSESGYFPPPQEPTSADKPAAKPMKSILKKRTEPFVDFCDQSEIPKNLPLKSNFESQSGFGSPPVDHPPFLDTSESSFNSPPDRPPLSQSIPQREPVCHPPRSQSAAHKLPFHQLPVCYSPPNQEAPAKSTASTQFEGFLRTKSVSQSEPVHQPPRSQSAAHKLPSHHPPVCYSPPNQQAPAKSAASTQFEGFLRTKSVPQPDSVRYSPHSQSAAHQSAYEGPPAGRSPPRQQASTTSAASTQFERFLRTLNKGVDASLLTSLVKEAKEEALTLEAVKSHMPPRGEVLYKDEDSHEDSHRTTTEEPDDFLLPHERAFLDGGGFSRIVGMKHGPEAKEDSWREGDVEDEERFLYGEGTVEGEHGSAKVEAKEEVDKRLREPSQTEEEPKPREDKMSHYDNIQSLLQTIGLDLDISEVSKLTDRTQERLYGKKQKARPPGQAGGESGRAASRSGRHRSQTDSPASDRTRSISPAQTSHREVYMSHHGALEHSSVHDKEKISAIVKMVRSMQRSHSPSRSTPSSTSTSSSSKYSHAPSEPYSQYQNAPEHEHTYSQHNATLTAWNNVPLQPEVQSSSAYSQHPGSYIDSQHSGSYATLQHSGSYVNPPQSGSYVNPQHPGSYVGPPSTFVNVPVSPHAMATFLPTHSLPNVPLASPVGLPSLPPSTFVSTSVQLPPFVGQPPPTFTGATSYYPLHPLPGVPVMPMGAPTFPDPEPVAMEWENDYEELVTTRSRCLRVIQKVHLPGQKVKTVSNLKEVTMTCKQSSVSTLPPCSAPSESTEKKQLMTISEDDIKAKQKKRLEQFNERMRRKKEQQKEAMKSRVESQKIPPGKTCTEVKNVWVCGHSLVFWAEKRAKSPEYGMQLGMDPSRVRVWWKGMQGMTWDQLLPQLLKLKGTWPNPDVIILHLGGNDLGKSDLGVLLEAVRKDMASLRGIFPDCLLVWSDILPRRSWRTAEDADAMESNRALVNKRVGADVIELGGAVVSHRNIRPGSDAGLYRPDGVHLSGKGIDMFNIDLQDFLEKWEEK from the exons ATGGTCCGTGGTGGTCGTCGGAAACGTAGAAACGATGATGGCTTTTATCCGCCGGAACAGGGTCCTCCGCTCCCGATGTGTCCTCCTCAACCACCGCCGCCTGGTTGGCATGGGCCTTCCTTTCCGGACGGGCATCCCGGCTACCCTAATCCTGATGTGAATGTAATGGATGATTCAATGGTCTTCCGGCCAATGATGGAACCGGGTTATGGACCGATGGGCGACCCGGGATTTGGGCCAGTCGGCCACGATTTTAGGCTACATTCTAATCAATTTCATGGACCAAGACCTATGATGGAGCTCGACTATGTACCTATTCCCGACATGGGACCTGGACCAGTAATGATCAGAGACCTCGGTCCACTACCTGACCGACATATAATGCCCGAACCTCCGGAGTTTAGAGGTTTTGCGCCGCCTTTTGATGAAAGGGCCGTCCCTTTCGGGCCGGTACGATGTCCCCCTGCAATGGGCGAGAGATGTTTTGGCTCTGCAGTGAGGCCGATGGAAGGGGGCTTTGGGACGGTAGGCGAGAGAGAATTATCTTCCTCGTCAATGCAGGGTCCAGACCAG CGTGCCATGTTCTTTGACGGTCCGAGAGAATTTCATGGACCCCCTGATCAAGATATGCCCCCAGATCACGGCCTCAGTGCAAGAATAATTGGACTTCCAGGATGGGTGGATACCTCA ATGCCCCCCCCCGGACATCCCCATGACCACCAAATGACCCCCAGGCTGCCTGGGCCTCCCGTCCCTGAGCCTCCCCAGGCCAAACTGCTGGACCCCCCCGTCCCCAAGAAGCCAGAACCCCAAAAGAAGCCAAAGCTTCCTCCAAAGCTGAATGCTAA GCCTCCCCCTGGACGATTTCAAGGGATCATCTCATTTGTTGGG TTGGAGTACGGCTTCATTGAGCGGGATGACCTGAAGAAAATCCACTTCAGCTTTGAGGCCTTTTGGGGAGATACAGCGGAAATGATCCCAGGAGTCAGAGTGCAGTTCACTGTCTACAAGGACAAGGACACG GGAAAGGAGTGTGCGACTGACGTTGTGGTGCCCCCTGGTGGCACTGAGGAGGTGGACGGCGAAATTCTCTCCGGTGTTGTCACCAAATCCCCCGAGTGTCAG GCTGATGCAAAGACCCGTAAGCTGACCTTGCCCAAGTACGCGGGCTGCATCCAGGCAACTCTGTTCAACGGCGAGAAAGCCGACCTCCCCTTCACAACGCACGACTACATGCCCACTCTTCTGATGGCCGACCACGTCCAGCTGAACCTGCTCACCGACCTGGTCACCAAGGAGAGGAGGGCCACCAACATTGCGCTCGTGCCCAATACCTTTCAGTACACTAACGAGAGCCGAGAGACG GGTGTTGTCATGAACACGAAGGACGGCTCTGGCTCCATCATGTCTGAGGAGTGGAGTAACCTTTGCTTTGATTCTTCTGAGAACCTGAGTGAGACTGAGCTGAGAGTAATGGATGAGGTGGAGTTCACGGTCTGTCCT GTGAGCGGTAAGGAGCAGCCGAAGGCGATCAGAGTGAAAAGGCTGCCGGAGGGGACGGTAACGTTTGGGAAAAAGACCAGAGCGAGGATCGCCGAGGCCATGGAGAAGAACTCCACGAGATTCACCATGGAGAAGGGCAAG TGGAAAGCGGTGACCGCCGAGGCCCTGCCCCAGAGAACCGTGGTGTTTGAGGACGTTGACGTGACGCAGTACGAGGGGACGATCGTGACCACCCTCGCCAAGGCCTCCGACAGGATGCAG GGACAGGGGGACGCTGAAGCTCTCCCAGGCCTCCTGGTTGCCATGGTAGCGGGCAAGGATTGTAATCTGCCATTTGGCTCCGGTGACGTCACTTCAGAAGCCACCATGATGCCGGGTGACCGGGTCCAGTTCAACATCTGCACCAAGCGCAGCACCAAGGCCGAGAGAGCCACCAACATCGAGCTCCTACCAGACCGCATGAACCACTCCCAGGAGCAGCGCGAGAAG GGTATAGTCATGGACATCAGGGAGTCGTTTGGATTCATCCGCTGCTCGCAGGACCCTCAGCTCTTCTTCCACCTGAAGGAGGTTCTGGAGGAGAACAAGCTGAACCTCATGGACGAGGTTGAATTCACCGTCACTCCG GCCACAGCAGGGGAAGGGAACCAGGCAGTGAGGGTGAAGAAGCTGCTTTGGACTGCCTTCAGCTCCACGCCCACGCTGGAACGCCTTGGAGCACCAAGCAAAGAAAAG AAGAAAATGACCATCAAACTACTGAGAGACTCGGtgaatgatgaaataaaaaactTGAAGGTCAAAATTGAGGCCTTCAGCGCAGAAAGTGCCACAGACGAAGATCCTAT AGAGCCCCTGAGCGAACCTGCCAGTTCAGGTAAGCAAGGGGCGGGAGACTTTATTCCACCAACATCCAAAAATGATCTCCAGCCAGTGAAGATGGAAGAGGAGGGCAATGGCATCGAGGGTCAAGAGAAGAGCTCTTCCGGCACGGACACGCCCAGGCAGAGTAAAGAGGTGGGAGAGGGCCGAACGCGCGGGGACACCGCAGACCGCGGGCGGGTCACGCGGGCGGGAAAGTACGGAAGCCCCCACAGGGAGCACGGGAGGAGGCGTAGCCGCAGTCGCAGCTCAGAGCGCGGTTACAGGCACGAGCGCCGATATAGACGCAGTCGGAGTCGCAGCCGGGAGAGGAGCGGGCGGGGCGGCAGGAGGCGGAGCCGCAGCAGGGAGCGGGAGGACTCGTACAGCAGGAGGCGCGGCAGCGGCGGCGGCGGCAGGGAGTCGGCCAAAACGGGGAGCCGGGACGGCAGCGGCCGAAAAAGCGACGATAAGAACGGTCCTCTTGTGCCGGACAGAGGCGGGGAGCCCGTGCCGAGGCTGTATCCCAAACCCGTCGCTCAGGAACTACCCAGGTCTGAAAATATCCTGGATGAGGAGCTGTCCCGGAAGAAgcgggagctggaggagctggaggagcacaTCGCCCGCAAAAGAGCCATCATGGCCATGGCGCAGAAGGGTCTGGCCCTGAAGGGCCAGGCTAAAAAGGAGGACTCCGAGTCTGGCTACTTTCCGCCTCCTCAGGAGCCCACAAGTGCTGACAAACCCGCCGCCAAGCCCATGAAGTCCATTCTGAAAAAACGGACCGAACCTTTCGTGGACTTCTGCGACCAG agtgaaatccccaaaaaccTCCCTCTCAAGTCAAACTTTGAATCTCAGTCCGGCTTTGGCTCACCCCCTGTAGACCATCCTCCTTTCCTCGATACCTCTGAGTCTTCCTTTAACTCGCCCCCTGACCGCCCTCCTCTTAGCCAATCAATACCCCAGCGTGAACCCGTTTGTCACCCTCCTCGTAGTCAGTCAGCCGCTCACAAACTCCCTTTCCACCAGCTCCCTGTCTGTTATTCTCCTCCCAACCAGGAGGCCCCTGCCAAGAGCACCGCTTCCACTCAGTTTGAGGGATTCCTCCGGACCAAATCGGTATCCCAGTCTGAACCTGTCCATCAGCCTCCTCGCAGTCAGTCAGCTGCTCACAAACTCCCTTCCCACCACCCCCCTGTCTGTTATTCTCCTCCCAACCAGCAGGCCCCTGCCAAAAGTGCTGCTTCCACTCAGTTTGAGGGATTCCTCAGGACCAAATCAGTACCCCAGCCTGATTCTGTCCGTTACTCTCCTCACAGTCAGTCAGCTGCTCACCAGTCCGCTTACGAAGGGCCCCCTGCCGGTCGTTCTCCTCCCAGACAGCAAGCATCCACCACAAGCGCCGCTTCCACCCAGTTTGAGCGATTCCTTCGCACCCTCAACAAAGGTGTGGACGCCTCACTCCTCACTTCCCTTGTTAAAGAGGCCAAGGAGGAGGCTTTGACCCTTGAGGCAGTGAAGTCCCACATGCCACCCCGGGGTGAGGTCCTCTACAAGGATGAAGATTCGCACGAGGATTCGCACAGGACGACTACGGAGGAGCCGGACGATTTCCTGCTGCCCCACGAGAGGGCGTTTCTCGATGGCGGTGGGTTTTCGCGCATCGTGGGAATGAAGCACGGACCGGAAGCGAAGGAGGACAGCTGGAGGGAAGGCGACGTGGAGGATGAGGAACGCTTTCTTTATGGGGAGGGGACCGTTGAGGGGGAGCATGGGAGTGCGAAGGTGGAGGCGAAGGAGGAGGTGGACAAGAGGCTGCGGGAGCCAAGCCAGACCGAGGAGGAGCCTAAGCCAAGGGAGGACAAGATGTCACACTACGACAACATCCAGAGCCTGCTCCAAACCATTGGCCTCGACCTGGACATCTCGGAGGTCAGCAAGCTGACGGACAGAACCCAGGAGCGGCTCTATGGAAAGAAGCAGAAGGCCAGGCCGCCTGGGCAAGCAGGGGGTGAGTCCGGACGGGCGGCCAGCAGGTCTGGTCGGCACCGTAGTCAGACGGACTCTCCTGCCTCGGACCGCACCCGCTCAATTTCCCCGGCACAGACCTCTCACCGGGAGGTCTATATGAGCCACCATGGTGCCTTGGAGCACAGCAGCGTGCACGACAAGGAGAAAATTTCCGCCATCGTAAAGATGGTCCGAAGCATGCAACGATCTCATTCGCCCTCCCGCTcaaccccctcctccacctccacctcctcctcttccaaATATTCTCATGCACCCAGTGAGCCTTATTCCCAGTACCAAAACGCTCCCGAGCACGAGCACACATACAGCCAGCACAACGCCACACTAACGGCCTGGAATAACGTTCCCCTGCAGCCTGAGGTGCAGTCATCCTCAGCTTACTCGCAACACCCAGGCTCCTACATTGACTCGCAACACTCTGGGTCGTATGCCACTCTGCAGCACTCGGGATCCTATGTTAATCCTCCGCAGTCGGGATCCTACGTTAATCCACAACACCCAGGGTCCTACGTCGGGCCACCCTCAACTTTTGTAAACGTTCCAGTGAGCCCCCATGCAATGGCCACATTCTTACCCACCCATTCTCTTCCCAATGTACCCTTGGCTTCACCAGTGGGGCTGCCCTCCCTGCCGCCCTCCACATTCGTCAGCACCTCTGTGCAATTACCCCCTTTTGTTGGGCAGCCACCTCCAACATTCACAGGGGCTACATCctactacccactgcacccctTACCGGGGGTTCCTGTAATGCCGATGGGGGCTCCTACCTTCCCCGATCCAGAGCCTGTTGCGATGGAATGGGAGAATGACTACGAGGAGCTGGTGACTACAAGGTCTCGTTGTCTCAGGGTTATCCAAAAGGTCCATTTACCCGGGCAGAAGGTCAAGACGGTCTCAAATTTGAAAGAAGTGACCATGACATGCAAGCAAAGCTCAGTTTCCACTCTGCCTCCATGTTCTGCCCCCTCTGAGTCTACGGAGAAGAAGCAGCTGATGACTATATCGGAGGATGACATCAAAGCCAAGCAAAAGAAAAGG CTGGAACAGTTCAATGAGAGAATGAGACGGAAGAAGGAACAACAGAAGGAAGCTATGAAGTCTCGTGTAGAGAGCCAGAAAATCCCACCAG GTAAGACCTGCACAGAGGTAAAGAATGTGTGGGTTTGTGGCCACTCTCTGGTGTTTTGGGCGGAGAAGAGGGCCAAGTCGCCAGAGTATGGAATGCAACTGGGCATGGACCCCAGCCGGGTGCGTGTGTGGTGGAAGGGCATGCAGGGCATGACCTGGGACCAGCTTCTGCCCCAGCTCCTCAAGCTCAAGGGCACCTGGCCCAATCCGGACGTCATCATCCTGCACCTGGGGGGCAACGACCTGGGCAAGTCGGACCTCGGGGTGCTCCTCGAAGCCGTGCGGAAGGACATGGCGTCCCTGCGCGGCATCTTCCCCGACTGCCTGCTGGTGTGGTCAGACATCCTCCCTCGGCGGTCCTGGCGCACCGCGGAAGACGCCGACGCGATGGAGAGCAACCGCGCCCTGGTAAACAAGAGGGTGGGGGCGGACGTGATCGAGCTGGGCGGGGCGGTGGTGAGCCACCGCAACATCCGCCCTGGCTCTGATGCCGGACTGTACCGGCCTGACGGGGTCCACCTGTCGGGGAAAGGCATCGACATGTTCAACATCGACCTGCAGGACTTCCTGGAGAAGTGGGAAGAGAAATGA
- the si:dkeyp-121d4.3 gene encoding uncharacterized protein si:dkeyp-121d4.3 isoform X5, with amino-acid sequence MPTLLMADHVQLNLLTDLVTKERRATNIALVPNTFQYTNESRETGVVMNTKDGSGSIMSEEWSNLCFDSSENLSETELRVMDEVEFTVCPVSGKEQPKAIRVKRLPEGTVTFGKKTRARIAEAMEKNSTRFTMEKGKWKAVTAEALPQRTVVFEDVDVTQYEGTIVTTLAKASDRMQGQGDAEALPGLLVAMVAGKDCNLPFGSGDVTSEATMMPGDRVQFNICTKRSTKAERATNIELLPDRMNHSQEQREKGIVMDIRESFGFIRCSQDPQLFFHLKEVLEENKLNLMDEVEFTVTPATAGEGNQAVRVKKLLWTAFSSTPTLERLGAPSKEKKKMTIKLLRDSVNDEIKNLKVKIEAFSAESATDEDPIEPLSEPASSGKQGAGDFIPPTSKNDLQPVKMEEEGNGIEGQEKSSSGTDTPRQSKEVGEGRTRGDTADRGRVTRAGKYGSPHREHGRRRSRSRSSERGYRHERRYRRSRSRSRERSGRGGRRRSRSREREDSYSRRRGSGGGGRESAKTGSRDGSGRKSDDKNGPLVPDRGGEPVPRLYPKPVAQELPRSENILDEELSRKKRELEELEEHIARKRAIMAMAQKGLALKGQAKKEDSESGYFPPPQEPTSADKPAAKPMKSILKKRTEPFVDFCDQSEIPKNLPLKSNFESQSGFGSPPVDHPPFLDTSESSFNSPPDRPPLSQSIPQREPVCHPPRSQSAAHKLPFHQLPVCYSPPNQEAPAKSTASTQFEGFLRTKSVSQSEPVHQPPRSQSAAHKLPSHHPPVCYSPPNQQAPAKSAASTQFEGFLRTKSVPQPDSVRYSPHSQSAAHQSAYEGPPAGRSPPRQQASTTSAASTQFERFLRTLNKGVDASLLTSLVKEAKEEALTLEAVKSHMPPRGEVLYKDEDSHEDSHRTTTEEPDDFLLPHERAFLDGGGFSRIVGMKHGPEAKEDSWREGDVEDEERFLYGEGTVEGEHGSAKVEAKEEVDKRLREPSQTEEEPKPREDKMSHYDNIQSLLQTIGLDLDISEVSKLTDRTQERLYGKKQKARPPGQAGGESGRAASRSGRHRSQTDSPASDRTRSISPAQTSHREVYMSHHGALEHSSVHDKEKISAIVKMVRSMQRSHSPSRSTPSSTSTSSSSKYSHAPSEPYSQYQNAPEHEHTYSQHNATLTAWNNVPLQPEVQSSSAYSQHPGSYIDSQHSGSYATLQHSGSYVNPPQSGSYVNPQHPGSYVGPPSTFVNVPVSPHAMATFLPTHSLPNVPLASPVGLPSLPPSTFVSTSVQLPPFVGQPPPTFTGATSYYPLHPLPGVPVMPMGAPTFPDPEPVAMEWENDYEELVTTRSRCLRVIQKVHLPGQKVKTVSNLKEVTMTCKQSSVSTLPPCSAPSESTEKKQLMTISEDDIKAKQKKRLEQFNERMRRKKEQQKEAMKSRVESQKIPPGKTCTEVKNVWVCGHSLVFWAEKRAKSPEYGMQLGMDPSRVRVWWKGMQGMTWDQLLPQLLKLKGTWPNPDVIILHLGGNDLGKSDLGVLLEAVRKDMASLRGIFPDCLLVWSDILPRRSWRTAEDADAMESNRALVNKRVGADVIELGGAVVSHRNIRPGSDAGLYRPDGVHLSGKGIDMFNIDLQDFLEKWEEK; translated from the exons ATGCCCACTCTTCTGATGGCCGACCACGTCCAGCTGAACCTGCTCACCGACCTGGTCACCAAGGAGAGGAGGGCCACCAACATTGCGCTCGTGCCCAATACCTTTCAGTACACTAACGAGAGCCGAGAGACG GGTGTTGTCATGAACACGAAGGACGGCTCTGGCTCCATCATGTCTGAGGAGTGGAGTAACCTTTGCTTTGATTCTTCTGAGAACCTGAGTGAGACTGAGCTGAGAGTAATGGATGAGGTGGAGTTCACGGTCTGTCCT GTGAGCGGTAAGGAGCAGCCGAAGGCGATCAGAGTGAAAAGGCTGCCGGAGGGGACGGTAACGTTTGGGAAAAAGACCAGAGCGAGGATCGCCGAGGCCATGGAGAAGAACTCCACGAGATTCACCATGGAGAAGGGCAAG TGGAAAGCGGTGACCGCCGAGGCCCTGCCCCAGAGAACCGTGGTGTTTGAGGACGTTGACGTGACGCAGTACGAGGGGACGATCGTGACCACCCTCGCCAAGGCCTCCGACAGGATGCAG GGACAGGGGGACGCTGAAGCTCTCCCAGGCCTCCTGGTTGCCATGGTAGCGGGCAAGGATTGTAATCTGCCATTTGGCTCCGGTGACGTCACTTCAGAAGCCACCATGATGCCGGGTGACCGGGTCCAGTTCAACATCTGCACCAAGCGCAGCACCAAGGCCGAGAGAGCCACCAACATCGAGCTCCTACCAGACCGCATGAACCACTCCCAGGAGCAGCGCGAGAAG GGTATAGTCATGGACATCAGGGAGTCGTTTGGATTCATCCGCTGCTCGCAGGACCCTCAGCTCTTCTTCCACCTGAAGGAGGTTCTGGAGGAGAACAAGCTGAACCTCATGGACGAGGTTGAATTCACCGTCACTCCG GCCACAGCAGGGGAAGGGAACCAGGCAGTGAGGGTGAAGAAGCTGCTTTGGACTGCCTTCAGCTCCACGCCCACGCTGGAACGCCTTGGAGCACCAAGCAAAGAAAAG AAGAAAATGACCATCAAACTACTGAGAGACTCGGtgaatgatgaaataaaaaactTGAAGGTCAAAATTGAGGCCTTCAGCGCAGAAAGTGCCACAGACGAAGATCCTAT AGAGCCCCTGAGCGAACCTGCCAGTTCAGGTAAGCAAGGGGCGGGAGACTTTATTCCACCAACATCCAAAAATGATCTCCAGCCAGTGAAGATGGAAGAGGAGGGCAATGGCATCGAGGGTCAAGAGAAGAGCTCTTCCGGCACGGACACGCCCAGGCAGAGTAAAGAGGTGGGAGAGGGCCGAACGCGCGGGGACACCGCAGACCGCGGGCGGGTCACGCGGGCGGGAAAGTACGGAAGCCCCCACAGGGAGCACGGGAGGAGGCGTAGCCGCAGTCGCAGCTCAGAGCGCGGTTACAGGCACGAGCGCCGATATAGACGCAGTCGGAGTCGCAGCCGGGAGAGGAGCGGGCGGGGCGGCAGGAGGCGGAGCCGCAGCAGGGAGCGGGAGGACTCGTACAGCAGGAGGCGCGGCAGCGGCGGCGGCGGCAGGGAGTCGGCCAAAACGGGGAGCCGGGACGGCAGCGGCCGAAAAAGCGACGATAAGAACGGTCCTCTTGTGCCGGACAGAGGCGGGGAGCCCGTGCCGAGGCTGTATCCCAAACCCGTCGCTCAGGAACTACCCAGGTCTGAAAATATCCTGGATGAGGAGCTGTCCCGGAAGAAgcgggagctggaggagctggaggagcacaTCGCCCGCAAAAGAGCCATCATGGCCATGGCGCAGAAGGGTCTGGCCCTGAAGGGCCAGGCTAAAAAGGAGGACTCCGAGTCTGGCTACTTTCCGCCTCCTCAGGAGCCCACAAGTGCTGACAAACCCGCCGCCAAGCCCATGAAGTCCATTCTGAAAAAACGGACCGAACCTTTCGTGGACTTCTGCGACCAG agtgaaatccccaaaaaccTCCCTCTCAAGTCAAACTTTGAATCTCAGTCCGGCTTTGGCTCACCCCCTGTAGACCATCCTCCTTTCCTCGATACCTCTGAGTCTTCCTTTAACTCGCCCCCTGACCGCCCTCCTCTTAGCCAATCAATACCCCAGCGTGAACCCGTTTGTCACCCTCCTCGTAGTCAGTCAGCCGCTCACAAACTCCCTTTCCACCAGCTCCCTGTCTGTTATTCTCCTCCCAACCAGGAGGCCCCTGCCAAGAGCACCGCTTCCACTCAGTTTGAGGGATTCCTCCGGACCAAATCGGTATCCCAGTCTGAACCTGTCCATCAGCCTCCTCGCAGTCAGTCAGCTGCTCACAAACTCCCTTCCCACCACCCCCCTGTCTGTTATTCTCCTCCCAACCAGCAGGCCCCTGCCAAAAGTGCTGCTTCCACTCAGTTTGAGGGATTCCTCAGGACCAAATCAGTACCCCAGCCTGATTCTGTCCGTTACTCTCCTCACAGTCAGTCAGCTGCTCACCAGTCCGCTTACGAAGGGCCCCCTGCCGGTCGTTCTCCTCCCAGACAGCAAGCATCCACCACAAGCGCCGCTTCCACCCAGTTTGAGCGATTCCTTCGCACCCTCAACAAAGGTGTGGACGCCTCACTCCTCACTTCCCTTGTTAAAGAGGCCAAGGAGGAGGCTTTGACCCTTGAGGCAGTGAAGTCCCACATGCCACCCCGGGGTGAGGTCCTCTACAAGGATGAAGATTCGCACGAGGATTCGCACAGGACGACTACGGAGGAGCCGGACGATTTCCTGCTGCCCCACGAGAGGGCGTTTCTCGATGGCGGTGGGTTTTCGCGCATCGTGGGAATGAAGCACGGACCGGAAGCGAAGGAGGACAGCTGGAGGGAAGGCGACGTGGAGGATGAGGAACGCTTTCTTTATGGGGAGGGGACCGTTGAGGGGGAGCATGGGAGTGCGAAGGTGGAGGCGAAGGAGGAGGTGGACAAGAGGCTGCGGGAGCCAAGCCAGACCGAGGAGGAGCCTAAGCCAAGGGAGGACAAGATGTCACACTACGACAACATCCAGAGCCTGCTCCAAACCATTGGCCTCGACCTGGACATCTCGGAGGTCAGCAAGCTGACGGACAGAACCCAGGAGCGGCTCTATGGAAAGAAGCAGAAGGCCAGGCCGCCTGGGCAAGCAGGGGGTGAGTCCGGACGGGCGGCCAGCAGGTCTGGTCGGCACCGTAGTCAGACGGACTCTCCTGCCTCGGACCGCACCCGCTCAATTTCCCCGGCACAGACCTCTCACCGGGAGGTCTATATGAGCCACCATGGTGCCTTGGAGCACAGCAGCGTGCACGACAAGGAGAAAATTTCCGCCATCGTAAAGATGGTCCGAAGCATGCAACGATCTCATTCGCCCTCCCGCTcaaccccctcctccacctccacctcctcctcttccaaATATTCTCATGCACCCAGTGAGCCTTATTCCCAGTACCAAAACGCTCCCGAGCACGAGCACACATACAGCCAGCACAACGCCACACTAACGGCCTGGAATAACGTTCCCCTGCAGCCTGAGGTGCAGTCATCCTCAGCTTACTCGCAACACCCAGGCTCCTACATTGACTCGCAACACTCTGGGTCGTATGCCACTCTGCAGCACTCGGGATCCTATGTTAATCCTCCGCAGTCGGGATCCTACGTTAATCCACAACACCCAGGGTCCTACGTCGGGCCACCCTCAACTTTTGTAAACGTTCCAGTGAGCCCCCATGCAATGGCCACATTCTTACCCACCCATTCTCTTCCCAATGTACCCTTGGCTTCACCAGTGGGGCTGCCCTCCCTGCCGCCCTCCACATTCGTCAGCACCTCTGTGCAATTACCCCCTTTTGTTGGGCAGCCACCTCCAACATTCACAGGGGCTACATCctactacccactgcacccctTACCGGGGGTTCCTGTAATGCCGATGGGGGCTCCTACCTTCCCCGATCCAGAGCCTGTTGCGATGGAATGGGAGAATGACTACGAGGAGCTGGTGACTACAAGGTCTCGTTGTCTCAGGGTTATCCAAAAGGTCCATTTACCCGGGCAGAAGGTCAAGACGGTCTCAAATTTGAAAGAAGTGACCATGACATGCAAGCAAAGCTCAGTTTCCACTCTGCCTCCATGTTCTGCCCCCTCTGAGTCTACGGAGAAGAAGCAGCTGATGACTATATCGGAGGATGACATCAAAGCCAAGCAAAAGAAAAGG CTGGAACAGTTCAATGAGAGAATGAGACGGAAGAAGGAACAACAGAAGGAAGCTATGAAGTCTCGTGTAGAGAGCCAGAAAATCCCACCAG GTAAGACCTGCACAGAGGTAAAGAATGTGTGGGTTTGTGGCCACTCTCTGGTGTTTTGGGCGGAGAAGAGGGCCAAGTCGCCAGAGTATGGAATGCAACTGGGCATGGACCCCAGCCGGGTGCGTGTGTGGTGGAAGGGCATGCAGGGCATGACCTGGGACCAGCTTCTGCCCCAGCTCCTCAAGCTCAAGGGCACCTGGCCCAATCCGGACGTCATCATCCTGCACCTGGGGGGCAACGACCTGGGCAAGTCGGACCTCGGGGTGCTCCTCGAAGCCGTGCGGAAGGACATGGCGTCCCTGCGCGGCATCTTCCCCGACTGCCTGCTGGTGTGGTCAGACATCCTCCCTCGGCGGTCCTGGCGCACCGCGGAAGACGCCGACGCGATGGAGAGCAACCGCGCCCTGGTAAACAAGAGGGTGGGGGCGGACGTGATCGAGCTGGGCGGGGCGGTGGTGAGCCACCGCAACATCCGCCCTGGCTCTGATGCCGGACTGTACCGGCCTGACGGGGTCCACCTGTCGGGGAAAGGCATCGACATGTTCAACATCGACCTGCAGGACTTCCTGGAGAAGTGGGAAGAGAAATGA